One Oncorhynchus keta strain PuntledgeMale-10-30-2019 chromosome 22, Oket_V2, whole genome shotgun sequence DNA window includes the following coding sequences:
- the LOC118372586 gene encoding protein FAM163A-like, whose product MTAGTVVITGGILATVILLCIIAVLCYCRLQYYCCKKNGSEGDTSSVTQPHFACNACSAPGVDGTAVTPLSLSPELPASHATGPPRNYCPTCSPYESPFYIRTTDEMHNGGERITYMPTHYENLALALPSLHGSLLSTSQHRSNPAPDFYTNTRARSTDV is encoded by the exons ATGACAGCTGGAACTGTTGTCATAACCGGAGGAATTCTCGCCACGGTGATACTCTTGTGTATCATAGCAGTGCTCTGTTACTGTAGACTCCAG TATTACTGCTGTAAGAAGAATGGGTCAGAAGGGGACACCAGCTCCGTCACGCAGCCCCACTTTGCCTGCAACGCATGCAGTGCTCCCGGGGTGGACGGGACAGCCgtcactcccctctccctctccccggaACTCCCTGCCTCCCACGCCACGGGCCCCCCACGTAACTACTGCCCCACCTGTTCGCCCTACGAATCACCCTTCTATATCCGAACCACCGACGAGATGCACAATGGCGGCGAGCGCATCACCTACATGCCCACGCACTATGAGAACCTGGCTCTCGCCCTGCCCTCCCTGCATGGCTCCCTGCTGAGCACCAGCCAGCATCGCAGCAACCCAGCACCGGACTTCTACACCAACACTCGCGCTAGAAGTACAGACGTGTGA